From one Salinibacterium hongtaonis genomic stretch:
- a CDS encoding VOC family protein, protein MTSKIVPCIWLTDQAEQAAAFYTSAIGGRILATSYFPESSDNPSGRPPGSVLTVEFEVRGQRLTALNGGGNGEFRINPSISFFIEMGSAPAVDRMYAALSAGAHTLMGPDSYAWSERYAWVQDRYGVSWQIMATDAPGTRVIPSLLFSGEQQGRAEEAMEYYTHLFDNSSIETVSRFTSSDAGPEGKVAHARFVLESTPMVAMDSAVEQPFTFSEALSLQVMCADQAEIDRLWNALTEGGRPSQCGWLADRFGVSWQIVPARMDAWMTTADTAARDRVFQALMPMTKIDIATLESAARGETTAFGSR, encoded by the coding sequence ATGACCAGCAAAATTGTGCCGTGCATCTGGCTCACCGACCAGGCAGAACAAGCAGCGGCCTTCTACACGAGTGCCATCGGCGGGCGCATTCTCGCGACCTCGTACTTTCCCGAATCGTCGGACAATCCGAGCGGTCGCCCGCCCGGCAGTGTGCTCACGGTGGAGTTCGAGGTGCGTGGCCAGCGGCTAACAGCCCTCAATGGCGGCGGAAACGGTGAATTCAGGATCAACCCCAGCATCTCGTTCTTTATCGAAATGGGCAGCGCCCCGGCGGTCGACCGCATGTACGCCGCCCTTTCGGCGGGAGCCCACACCCTCATGGGCCCCGATTCCTACGCGTGGAGCGAGCGCTACGCCTGGGTCCAGGACCGCTACGGGGTGTCGTGGCAGATCATGGCGACGGATGCACCGGGGACGCGGGTGATTCCGTCGCTGCTCTTCTCGGGGGAGCAGCAGGGGCGTGCAGAAGAGGCCATGGAGTACTACACACACCTCTTCGATAACAGTTCGATCGAGACCGTCAGCCGCTTTACCAGCTCCGACGCCGGGCCAGAAGGAAAGGTCGCCCACGCCCGTTTTGTGCTCGAATCGACACCCATGGTGGCAATGGATAGTGCAGTTGAGCAGCCGTTCACGTTCTCAGAGGCGCTCTCGCTTCAGGTGATGTGCGCCGACCAGGCCGAGATCGACAGGCTGTGGAATGCCCTCACCGAGGGCGGACGGCCCAGCCAGTGCGGCTGGCTCGCTGATCGCTTCGGCGTCTCATGGCAGATCGTGCCCGCCCGCATGGACGCATGGATGACGACCGCAGACACTGCCGCCCGAGACCGGGTGTTTCAGGCCCTCATGCCGATGACCAAGATCGACATTGCGACTTTGGAGTCGGCCGCGCGGGGCGAAACAACCGCGTTTGGGTCGCGCTGA
- a CDS encoding NUDIX hydrolase, with protein sequence MSTSSPASPVLAAGAVCWRVLDGKIRVLVIHRDRHGDISLPKGKVDPGESLPQTAAREIEEETGLDIALGAPLGTTEYTLPGGRDKIVHYWAAEVDDETHEAHVFTPNDEVAKLEWLSLAKARKALTYSHDREVLDRFSARVDNDTARTFAVIALRHGKAISSHDFDGSDAERTLLRQGEKQAASAASAIAAFGPQKLISSTAVRCVATVKPLAKLTGLKIKETDRISQDAWEDGTADVQAVIAKRLRKRKTAVLCSHGPVLPEIVAEIARQTNTPVDSAVRGAAMLETGGFAVIHLSAERPEAGIVAIEVHSPGV encoded by the coding sequence ATGAGCACATCCAGCCCGGCGTCCCCCGTTCTCGCCGCCGGCGCGGTGTGCTGGCGAGTACTCGACGGCAAGATTCGTGTGCTCGTCATTCATCGCGACCGGCACGGCGACATTTCGCTGCCCAAGGGCAAGGTCGACCCCGGCGAGAGCCTGCCCCAGACGGCGGCCCGCGAGATCGAAGAAGAAACGGGGCTCGACATCGCACTCGGTGCGCCGCTCGGAACCACCGAATACACGCTGCCAGGAGGCCGCGACAAGATCGTGCACTACTGGGCGGCTGAGGTCGATGACGAGACCCACGAGGCGCACGTCTTTACCCCCAACGACGAGGTGGCCAAGCTTGAGTGGCTGTCGCTTGCCAAGGCACGCAAGGCTCTGACCTATTCGCACGACCGCGAGGTGCTCGACCGGTTCTCCGCTCGGGTGGACAACGACACCGCGCGCACATTCGCCGTGATCGCGCTACGCCACGGCAAGGCCATCTCCTCCCACGATTTCGACGGGTCAGACGCCGAGCGCACTCTGCTGCGCCAGGGAGAGAAGCAGGCGGCGTCTGCGGCATCCGCAATCGCCGCGTTCGGCCCTCAGAAGCTCATCAGCAGCACTGCGGTGCGGTGCGTCGCCACTGTCAAGCCCCTCGCCAAGCTCACTGGCCTCAAGATCAAAGAGACCGACAGAATCAGCCAGGACGCATGGGAGGACGGCACCGCCGATGTGCAGGCGGTGATCGCCAAGCGGTTGCGCAAACGAAAGACCGCAGTGCTGTGCAGCCACGGACCCGTGTTGCCTGAGATCGTCGCGGAGATCGCCCGCCAGACCAACACCCCCGTCGACAGTGCGGTGAGGGGCGCGGCGATGCTCGAAACCGGCGGGTTTGCCGTGATTCATCTCTCGGCGGAGCGACCAGAAGCCGGGATCGTAGCGATCGAAGTCCACTCCCCCGGAGTCTGA